Proteins encoded together in one Fibrobacter sp. UWR2 window:
- a CDS encoding DNA methylase, whose amino-acid sequence MARTYAAIDLKSFFASVECILRGLDPLKAKLVVADESRTEKTICLAVTPALKAYGIPGRARLFEVNQKVREVERRTGEKVEFLIAKPQMAKYVEYSTKVYNVYLKYVSAEDIHAYSIDECFLDLTRYLKLYKKSARELVKTIIQDVFTTTGITATGGIGTNLYLCKIAMDIMAKHVDADEDGVRIAELDEMSYRRQLWSHQPITSFWQVGRGIAARLEKCYLNGGRGIRTMGDLARASVKSPEALYKMFGVNAEILIDHAWGYEPCTIADIKKAKPRSQSTGEGQVLQDPYSFEKARLVVREMVDTVSMTLVSHDLVTNALVLTVGYDRENVDKGIYHGETVVDFYGRTIPKPAHGTANIGYYTSSQAVMAEAVMKLFDRIVNPELTVRRLNLVAADIVDASYEQYDLFTDVQKQQREKKRLKAELLIKKRFGKNAIVKGMDLQEGATTIERNGQIGGHRA is encoded by the coding sequence ATGGCCCGCACGTATGCTGCCATAGACCTCAAGTCTTTTTTCGCCTCGGTGGAATGTATCCTCCGGGGCCTGGATCCGCTGAAGGCGAAGCTCGTGGTGGCCGACGAAAGCCGCACCGAGAAGACGATTTGCCTTGCGGTGACGCCTGCGCTCAAGGCCTACGGGATTCCGGGACGTGCCCGCCTTTTCGAGGTGAACCAGAAGGTGCGCGAGGTGGAACGCCGTACGGGCGAGAAGGTCGAATTCCTGATTGCCAAGCCGCAGATGGCGAAGTACGTGGAGTATTCCACGAAGGTTTACAACGTTTATCTGAAGTACGTGAGCGCCGAGGATATCCATGCCTATTCCATCGACGAGTGCTTCTTGGATTTGACGCGTTACCTTAAGTTGTACAAAAAATCGGCAAGGGAACTGGTAAAGACGATTATCCAGGATGTTTTTACGACTACGGGGATTACGGCGACGGGCGGAATCGGCACGAACCTTTACCTGTGCAAGATTGCGATGGATATCATGGCGAAGCATGTGGATGCCGACGAAGATGGCGTGCGCATCGCGGAACTTGACGAGATGAGCTACCGCAGGCAGCTGTGGTCGCACCAGCCGATAACGAGTTTTTGGCAGGTGGGGCGCGGGATTGCGGCGCGCTTGGAAAAGTGCTACTTGAATGGTGGGCGTGGAATCCGCACGATGGGCGACCTTGCGCGCGCCAGTGTCAAAAGTCCCGAAGCGTTGTACAAGATGTTCGGCGTGAATGCGGAGATTTTGATTGACCATGCCTGGGGTTACGAGCCCTGCACGATTGCCGACATCAAGAAGGCGAAGCCGCGCAGCCAGAGTACGGGCGAGGGCCAGGTTCTGCAGGATCCGTACAGCTTCGAGAAGGCACGCCTTGTGGTACGCGAGATGGTAGATACCGTCTCGATGACGCTGGTATCGCATGACCTGGTGACGAATGCGTTGGTGCTTACGGTGGGTTATGACCGCGAGAACGTGGATAAGGGAATTTACCATGGCGAGACCGTGGTGGATTTTTATGGACGGACAATTCCGAAGCCTGCTCACGGGACAGCGAACATCGGCTACTATACGAGTTCGCAGGCTGTGATGGCGGAAGCCGTGATGAAACTTTTTGACCGCATCGTGAACCCGGAACTGACGGTGCGCCGCCTGAACCTGGTGGCGGCGGACATCGTGGACGCGAGTTACGAGCAGTACGACCTGTTTACCGATGTGCAGAAACAGCAGCGCGAAAAGAAAC
- a CDS encoding NAD(P)/FAD-dependent oxidoreductase — translation MEEKQKIAVIAGAGPAGLTAALELLRTTGVKPVIFEAEDVIGGISRTARYNGNRMDIGGHRFFSKSDTVMDWWQGILPLQGSASKDDIAIGRSVPLVAGGPDPEKTDYVMLCRSRLSRILFLRKLFDYPVTLNGDTIRNLGLWRMFKIGMSYIKVQLLPARKEKSLEDFMINRFGVELYRTFFRDYTEKVWGVPCSKISPDWGGQRIKGLSITKTVIHALKQIFAGKKKAEAGAANGADIRQKDTETSLIGQFLYPKFGPGQLWETVAEKVQELGGEINMNAKVVGVNRSADGMRIESAVVESMDSTGVVLREKVPCDYFLSTMPVKELISAMDNEKTPVPAEVKRVADGLVYRDFITVGLLLDKLLIKNPAKPGTPESKLKFVADNWIYVQESDVKLGRIQIFNNWSPYLVADPEKVWIGLEYFATEGDDMWRMPDKDFIKFAIEELDKIDVARPEDVRDSVVFHIKKAYPAYFGTYGEFDKIREYVDPVENLFLMGRNGMHKYNNMDHSMLAAMEVVKCIRENSTDKTALWSVNSEEEYHEGKKQK, via the coding sequence ATGGAAGAGAAACAGAAAATAGCCGTAATCGCGGGCGCAGGCCCTGCAGGTCTTACGGCTGCATTGGAATTGTTACGTACGACAGGCGTAAAGCCGGTCATATTCGAAGCAGAAGATGTCATAGGGGGAATTTCCCGCACGGCGCGCTATAACGGCAACCGCATGGATATCGGCGGGCACCGGTTCTTCAGCAAGAGCGATACCGTGATGGACTGGTGGCAGGGGATTCTCCCGCTGCAGGGTTCCGCGAGCAAGGACGATATCGCCATCGGGCGCAGCGTGCCGCTGGTGGCCGGCGGCCCCGACCCCGAGAAGACGGACTACGTGATGCTTTGCCGTAGCCGCCTCAGCCGCATCCTTTTCCTCCGCAAGCTTTTCGATTACCCGGTCACGCTGAATGGGGATACCATCCGCAATCTCGGGCTGTGGCGCATGTTCAAGATAGGCATGAGCTACATCAAGGTGCAGCTGTTGCCTGCCCGCAAGGAAAAGAGTCTCGAAGACTTCATGATCAACCGCTTCGGCGTGGAACTCTACCGCACGTTCTTCCGCGACTATACCGAGAAGGTGTGGGGAGTGCCGTGCAGCAAGATCAGCCCCGACTGGGGCGGACAGCGCATCAAGGGATTGTCGATTACCAAGACGGTGATCCATGCGCTCAAGCAGATTTTTGCAGGCAAGAAGAAGGCCGAGGCTGGTGCCGCGAACGGTGCGGACATCCGCCAGAAGGATACCGAGACGAGCCTTATCGGGCAGTTCCTCTACCCGAAATTCGGCCCGGGCCAGCTCTGGGAAACTGTCGCCGAGAAGGTGCAGGAACTTGGCGGTGAAATCAACATGAATGCGAAGGTCGTGGGCGTGAACCGTTCTGCCGATGGCATGCGCATCGAGAGCGCTGTCGTTGAGAGCATGGATTCTACGGGCGTTGTCTTGCGCGAAAAGGTCCCCTGCGACTACTTCCTCAGCACCATGCCGGTCAAGGAACTGATCTCTGCGATGGACAACGAGAAGACTCCCGTGCCCGCCGAGGTCAAGCGCGTCGCCGATGGCCTCGTGTACCGTGACTTCATCACCGTGGGCCTGCTCCTGGACAAGCTGCTCATCAAGAATCCGGCGAAGCCCGGCACTCCCGAAAGCAAACTCAAGTTCGTGGCCGACAACTGGATCTACGTGCAGGAATCCGACGTGAAGCTCGGCCGCATCCAGATCTTTAACAACTGGAGCCCCTACCTGGTGGCCGACCCCGAGAAGGTGTGGATTGGCCTAGAGTACTTCGCTACCGAGGGCGACGACATGTGGCGCATGCCCGACAAGGACTTCATCAAGTTCGCGATAGAGGAACTCGACAAGATTGACGTGGCAAGGCCAGAAGACGTGCGCGATTCCGTGGTGTTCCACATCAAGAAGGCGTATCCCGCCTACTTCGGTACTTACGGCGAGTTTGACAAGATCCGCGAATATGTGGATCCGGTCGAGAACCTCTTCCTCATGGGCCGCAACGGCATGCACAAGTACAACAATATGGACCACAGCATGCTCGCCGCCATGGAAGTCGTGAAGTGTATCCGCGAGAATTCTACCGATAAGACTGCCCTCTGGAGCGTGAATTCCGAAGAGGAATACCACGAGGGCAAGAAGCAGAAATAA
- a CDS encoding tetratricopeptide repeat protein gives MARPINDGNKLFAKGDYAGALEKYMKAREAEPANPLLFYNIGTCQYRLGNYDEAKKELESAVRMPDKKMAAKAAYNLANTHFRMGEKAAEGSERIAAWRESVAYLKKAIDLDNNFENAKKNVEIVQRKLKEELDKQKENKDQNQDQDNNQKQPPLSEKAKEVLARALQLCKDGKYAEAKEMLENLIAEDETAGQLSGHVQRIDDVIEIKAGRKPKAKIDASNTDNDLEVI, from the coding sequence TTGGCGCGCCCGATTAATGACGGCAACAAACTGTTTGCCAAGGGCGACTATGCCGGCGCCCTGGAAAAGTATATGAAGGCCCGCGAGGCCGAACCCGCTAACCCGCTCCTGTTCTACAACATCGGTACGTGCCAGTACAGGCTCGGCAACTACGACGAAGCCAAGAAGGAACTCGAGAGCGCCGTGCGCATGCCGGATAAGAAGATGGCCGCGAAGGCCGCCTACAACCTCGCGAATACGCATTTCCGTATGGGCGAGAAGGCCGCCGAAGGCAGCGAACGCATTGCCGCGTGGCGCGAGTCGGTTGCTTACTTGAAGAAGGCCATCGACCTCGACAACAATTTCGAGAATGCGAAGAAGAACGTGGAAATTGTCCAGCGCAAGCTGAAGGAAGAACTCGACAAGCAGAAAGAGAACAAGGACCAGAATCAGGATCAGGACAACAACCAGAAACAGCCGCCGCTTTCCGAGAAGGCGAAGGAAGTCCTGGCGCGTGCACTCCAGCTTTGCAAGGACGGCAAGTACGCCGAGGCGAAGGAGATGCTCGAGAACCTGATTGCCGAGGACGAGACTGCGGGCCAGCTCAGCGGCCACGTGCAGCGTATCGATGACGTCATCGAGATCAAGGCGGGCCGCAAGCCCAAGGCGAAGATTGACGCTAGCAACACCGACAACGACCTGGAGGTAATCTGA
- a CDS encoding GtrA family protein: protein MDSENSIVCKIKKLIPGRQNVLGQFLRYFVTGGLAFVVDFGAFALALYYFDIHYLISNLIGLMAGNVVNYLLTVGWVFSTEKRKMEKHVVLEVVVFVTISLVGMGLNEFLMYVFVGLLAIQEMVSKVVAAIIVLLYNFLARKFILFKSGKKTA from the coding sequence ATGGATTCTGAAAATTCCATTGTTTGCAAGATAAAAAAGCTGATTCCCGGCAGGCAGAATGTGCTGGGCCAGTTCCTGCGCTACTTCGTGACGGGTGGCCTTGCTTTTGTCGTTGACTTTGGTGCCTTCGCGCTCGCGCTCTACTATTTTGATATCCACTACCTGATTTCGAACCTGATCGGGCTCATGGCGGGCAACGTGGTCAACTACCTGTTGACCGTGGGCTGGGTGTTCAGTACCGAGAAGCGCAAGATGGAAAAGCACGTCGTCCTCGAAGTCGTGGTGTTCGTGACGATCAGCCTTGTCGGCATGGGACTCAACGAATTCCTGATGTATGTGTTCGTCGGGCTGCTTGCCATTCAGGAGATGGTGTCCAAGGTGGTGGCCGCTATAATCGTGCTCCTGTACAATTTCCTCGCGAGAAAGTTTATCCTGTTCAAGTCCGGCAAGAAAACGGCCTAA
- a CDS encoding AAA family ATPase: MPRKKTNRAMLSGLTAAMMIVMLVGSMAIIKLTAVLGPTSYFLFIALFLVVVLIGFHIWTRFRSNETAQQVADLMKEALTSPLEHSLAGDTQYAVAVRQDGTINPKLTKYMTRFAPTVNAISTFFKDFIHYDGVAEILRKHFELGEGNDTFQELSTIFLSDVVYLSEKLGHEMSLDEFESCGFVSLLLRLRTNAPASTDWNRLVLQSFVDKEIEMGPLVQSLEMNHAQLESTGELFLFAAIFGGYSPDAVRKYMRLMYDYSAALANIDGALTPDEVQWLQYLERYIGNNRSAARRTGFVKCSTRTVNYKNTPLKEAVARNMRPRKEDHVPNGEAVKKLDSLIGLSTVKKEVVTFYNFIRVQNERKKKGLSVPPTSYHLVFSGNPGTGKTTIARIMAEIFKDLGVLAKGHLVEATRADLVAGYMGQTAIKTNKVIDEALDGVLFIDEAYTLARSAENDYGQEAIDTLLKRMEDDRERLVVIIAGYTEEIKRFVNSNPGLSSRFNRYINFPDYTEDELAQIFRSFLSKYDYKMGEAASATMKRCIADAVREKDSRFGNGRFVRNLFEKVIEKQANRLAASPDLSRADVSYLTVQDFEQVIPRH; this comes from the coding sequence ATGCCGAGAAAGAAGACTAACCGCGCGATGCTTTCGGGACTAACCGCCGCCATGATGATTGTCATGTTGGTCGGCTCGATGGCAATCATCAAGCTTACCGCCGTTTTGGGCCCTACATCGTATTTCCTCTTTATCGCGCTTTTCCTTGTTGTCGTACTCATCGGATTTCACATATGGACCCGCTTCCGCTCGAACGAGACGGCGCAGCAGGTTGCCGACCTGATGAAAGAGGCGCTGACTTCTCCGCTGGAACATTCCCTGGCGGGCGATACGCAGTATGCCGTCGCCGTGAGGCAGGATGGCACGATAAACCCGAAACTCACGAAGTACATGACGAGGTTCGCACCGACGGTGAATGCCATCTCGACATTCTTCAAGGACTTCATCCACTACGATGGTGTGGCCGAAATCCTGCGCAAGCATTTTGAATTGGGCGAGGGCAACGACACGTTCCAGGAACTTTCGACCATTTTCCTTTCGGATGTCGTCTACCTTTCTGAAAAACTCGGGCACGAGATGAGCCTCGACGAGTTCGAGTCGTGCGGTTTTGTTTCGCTGCTGTTGCGCCTGCGTACGAATGCTCCGGCTTCTACGGACTGGAACCGCCTTGTACTCCAGTCGTTTGTCGATAAGGAAATCGAGATGGGTCCCTTGGTCCAGAGTCTAGAGATGAACCATGCTCAGCTCGAATCTACGGGTGAACTTTTCTTGTTTGCTGCCATCTTCGGAGGATACTCTCCGGATGCGGTGCGTAAGTACATGCGTCTCATGTACGACTATTCTGCGGCGCTCGCGAACATCGACGGTGCGCTCACTCCCGACGAGGTGCAATGGTTGCAGTATTTGGAACGCTATATCGGGAACAACCGCTCGGCTGCGCGCCGTACGGGGTTCGTGAAGTGCTCTACGCGCACGGTGAACTACAAGAATACTCCTCTGAAGGAGGCTGTCGCCCGGAACATGCGTCCCAGGAAAGAGGATCATGTCCCGAATGGCGAGGCGGTGAAAAAGCTTGATTCGCTTATTGGACTTTCGACGGTGAAGAAGGAAGTTGTCACGTTCTACAACTTCATCCGCGTACAGAATGAACGCAAGAAGAAGGGCCTTTCTGTCCCTCCGACTTCGTACCACTTGGTATTTTCCGGGAATCCCGGAACGGGCAAGACGACGATTGCGCGTATCATGGCCGAGATTTTCAAGGACCTGGGCGTGCTCGCGAAGGGCCACCTGGTCGAGGCGACGCGCGCGGATCTGGTTGCCGGTTACATGGGGCAGACCGCCATCAAGACGAATAAGGTAATCGACGAGGCCCTGGACGGCGTATTGTTTATCGACGAGGCCTATACGCTTGCAAGGAGCGCCGAGAACGACTACGGTCAAGAAGCGATAGATACGCTCCTGAAGCGCATGGAAGACGACCGCGAGAGACTGGTGGTCATCATCGCCGGTTACACCGAGGAAATCAAGCGCTTCGTGAACTCGAACCCGGGTCTCTCTTCGCGATTCAACAGGTATATTAACTTCCCCGATTACACAGAAGACGAACTTGCGCAGATCTTCAGGTCGTTCCTTTCGAAATACGATTACAAGATGGGCGAAGCTGCCTCTGCCACCATGAAGCGCTGTATTGCCGATGCGGTGCGTGAGAAGGACAGCCGGTTCGGCAACGGACGCTTTGTACGCAACCTGTTCGAGAAGGTTATCGAGAAGCAGGCGAATCGCCTTGCCGCCTCGCCGGACTTGAGCAGGGCCGATGTGAGCTACCTTACTGTGCAGGATTTCGAACAGGTTATTCCACGGCATTAG
- a CDS encoding NAD(P)-dependent oxidoreductase yields MSCFLITGGAGFFGSILKKELLEKGHKCVSIDLCPDPDKHENLVSILGDIRDKEQVEKIFSENQFDAVFHLAAMLAHDRKRINNLWTSNVDGTEIIADACIRHNVNKLVFTSSNCLWAKNFDDPVTEDEEPNPIEIYGKSKLEGEKILFTRKDKLNSVIFRCPTIMDEGRLGLLSILFEFIDENRKLWMVGDGNNRYQFIYAKDLANACELALNYQGTTVFNIGSDNVKTFNEVYSYVIKHGESKSRLAHFPKWFIIPCMKLASKLGISPLGPYQYKMIASTFVFDTSKIKKELGFQPTKTNEEMLLRAYEFYHQNRKAIEHRTNVSAHNECAKMGVIRLLKWLS; encoded by the coding sequence ATGTCTTGTTTCTTGATTACTGGCGGCGCCGGATTCTTCGGTTCCATTCTTAAGAAAGAGCTCCTTGAAAAAGGCCACAAGTGCGTAAGTATCGACCTCTGCCCGGACCCCGACAAGCACGAGAATCTCGTGAGCATCCTCGGCGACATCCGCGACAAGGAACAGGTCGAAAAGATTTTCAGCGAGAACCAGTTCGATGCAGTGTTCCACCTGGCTGCCATGCTCGCCCACGACCGCAAGCGCATCAACAACCTCTGGACATCGAACGTCGACGGCACCGAGATTATCGCCGACGCCTGCATCCGCCACAATGTGAACAAGCTCGTATTCACATCGTCGAACTGCCTGTGGGCTAAGAACTTCGATGACCCCGTCACCGAAGACGAGGAACCGAACCCCATCGAGATCTACGGCAAGTCCAAGCTGGAAGGCGAAAAGATCCTCTTCACCCGCAAGGACAAGCTCAACTCCGTCATCTTCCGTTGCCCCACCATCATGGACGAAGGCCGCCTCGGCCTGCTTTCCATCCTGTTCGAGTTCATCGACGAGAACCGTAAACTCTGGATGGTCGGCGACGGCAACAACCGCTACCAGTTCATCTACGCGAAGGACCTCGCAAACGCCTGCGAACTCGCGCTGAACTACCAGGGAACCACGGTCTTCAATATCGGTTCGGACAACGTAAAGACATTCAACGAGGTCTACAGCTACGTCATCAAGCATGGCGAATCGAAATCCAGGCTTGCGCATTTCCCCAAGTGGTTCATTATCCCCTGCATGAAACTCGCAAGCAAGCTCGGCATCTCGCCGCTTGGCCCCTACCAGTACAAGATGATTGCGAGCACGTTCGTGTTCGACACGTCAAAAATCAAGAAGGAACTCGGATTCCAGCCGACAAAGACAAACGAGGAGATGCTCCTGCGCGCCTACGAGTTCTACCACCAGAACCGCAAGGCCATCGAGCACCGCACCAACGTCTCGGCCCACAACGAGTGCGCCAAGATGGGAGTCATTCGCCTGCTCAAGTGGCTCTCGTAG
- a CDS encoding glycosyltransferase family 39 protein: MKKLRKLIRIPELYLGILLVVFGLLAASDNVVGKNITITKGGETRQTAFPIMEKMAKGENFLVAFDVRAADGDYDLHIIPDDCVRQIVVNGVEVPLGGIDGLCNYSNGFFLRHELFDGTGRDHFELDLRNTGGPGGLNVEISHPLVSSNSAYSVIFWVVFCGLCFCILRRLRVPAVPLVILICGIALRIAFTESLPSPSKFGHDVDGHVAYVQYIVEKGSIPDADDCWTCYHPPVYFASVSPAWRFAGLLNMTGDEALQMVSLFFSFIILIMGFFVLQKWLCGTPLNIATLLWTFWPVMIISCSRIGNDQLFYVFHIVCLWGSVKYVKERDGRSLLVAAVASLLAIWTKSTGAISVGVCMLALLFGYFGPVGWLRLKKTELAAIAVMVLTVGGYLVHTLMSDGGLVGNANSLNHGLTVGKNIVNFLYIDWQQMIGHPFTNAWDDELGRQYFLNYLMKTSLFGEFVLFKQGAGVTFAQATNVSFFVLLAYAIRGFWVKKVSRTSLLFTAQIVAFVLAVAFLRFKYPYSCSNDFRFIEPVLLSVIPFMTMGISAPGSSTKSRVLGITAAVVFAVSSVVTMFFVMGSF; this comes from the coding sequence ATGAAGAAGTTGAGAAAGTTAATCCGTATTCCGGAACTGTATTTGGGCATACTCCTGGTCGTTTTCGGCCTCCTTGCGGCCTCCGATAACGTCGTGGGGAAGAATATTACGATTACCAAGGGTGGGGAGACAAGGCAGACCGCCTTCCCGATAATGGAAAAGATGGCGAAGGGGGAGAACTTCCTGGTCGCGTTCGATGTCCGTGCGGCGGATGGCGATTACGACCTGCACATTATTCCCGATGACTGCGTGCGCCAGATTGTCGTGAACGGCGTGGAAGTCCCGCTCGGCGGGATCGATGGCCTCTGCAACTATTCGAACGGATTTTTCCTGAGACACGAACTCTTTGACGGTACCGGCAGGGACCATTTCGAACTGGACCTTAGGAACACGGGCGGTCCGGGCGGCCTGAATGTCGAGATAAGCCATCCGCTTGTCAGTTCCAATTCTGCGTACAGCGTGATTTTCTGGGTTGTGTTCTGCGGGCTTTGCTTCTGCATCCTGCGCAGACTCCGCGTTCCGGCGGTACCCCTGGTTATACTGATTTGCGGTATCGCCCTGCGAATCGCCTTTACGGAATCGCTCCCGTCGCCGAGCAAGTTCGGACACGATGTGGACGGGCATGTCGCCTACGTGCAGTATATCGTGGAGAAAGGGTCGATTCCCGATGCCGACGACTGCTGGACATGCTACCATCCGCCGGTCTACTTCGCGAGTGTCTCCCCGGCATGGAGATTCGCGGGCCTGCTCAACATGACGGGCGATGAGGCGCTCCAGATGGTGAGCCTGTTCTTCTCGTTCATCATACTGATTATGGGATTCTTCGTGCTGCAGAAATGGCTGTGCGGGACTCCCCTGAATATTGCCACGCTGCTGTGGACCTTCTGGCCGGTGATGATTATCTCGTGCTCGCGAATCGGGAACGACCAGCTCTTCTATGTATTCCATATCGTGTGCCTCTGGGGCAGCGTGAAGTATGTGAAGGAACGCGACGGCAGGAGCCTGCTGGTGGCCGCGGTGGCGAGCCTGCTTGCCATCTGGACAAAGAGCACGGGCGCGATTTCTGTGGGCGTGTGCATGCTTGCTCTCCTGTTCGGGTATTTCGGGCCGGTTGGCTGGCTCAGGCTCAAGAAGACGGAACTTGCGGCGATTGCCGTGATGGTTCTGACTGTCGGCGGTTACCTTGTCCATACGCTCATGAGTGATGGCGGCCTGGTCGGGAACGCCAATTCCCTTAACCACGGGCTTACCGTCGGCAAGAACATCGTGAATTTCCTTTATATCGACTGGCAGCAGATGATCGGTCATCCGTTTACGAATGCCTGGGACGACGAACTTGGACGGCAGTACTTCCTGAATTACCTGATGAAGACTTCGCTTTTCGGTGAGTTCGTGCTGTTCAAGCAGGGTGCCGGAGTCACGTTCGCGCAGGCGACGAATGTGTCTTTCTTTGTGCTGCTTGCATACGCAATCCGCGGTTTCTGGGTAAAGAAGGTCTCGCGCACGAGCCTGCTGTTCACGGCTCAGATTGTGGCGTTTGTGCTCGCGGTCGCTTTCCTCCGCTTCAAGTACCCGTATTCGTGCAGCAACGACTTCCGCTTTATCGAACCCGTGCTCCTGTCGGTTATCCCGTTCATGACTATGGGCATTTCCGCTCCCGGTTCTTCGACAAAATCCAGGGTCCTGGGCATCACGGCAGCCGTCGTTTTCGCCGTTAGTTCGGTGGTGACGATGTTCTTTGTGATGGGTAGTTTCTAG